A genomic segment from Desulfallas thermosapovorans DSM 6562 encodes:
- a CDS encoding tyrosine-type recombinase/integrase: MAGWVEKRGTNKWRLNVPGGTGPDGRRKVYRRTIEATSEREAKKQLDIFSAEVQKGQYVEPSKLTFAEFSQQWLESKKDLAPKTRHRYKRMLESRILPAMGHMKLESIKPFHIMQFYENLQESGIREDGKEGTLSPTTILHHHRLLVTIFNAAVKWQILLTNPAARVEAPKVPRKPAACYDENDIAALLEALDSEELKHRVLVYIALFTGLRRGEIMGLEWQDVDFDNSLLHVRRSSQYLPGQGSITKEPKNETSKRVISIPSFVMALIKQYKTQQSQERLKLGDLWQGSDRLFTTWDGKPGHPEWPSQWFSKFIKKHKLPHLPFHGLRHTAATMLINQNIPLKNISGRLGHANPATTGAIYSHYLQSADKAISDKLENAYQHIMQKDTKKRQV; encoded by the coding sequence ATGGCCGGTTGGGTTGAAAAACGCGGCACCAATAAATGGCGGCTCAACGTCCCGGGTGGTACAGGTCCGGATGGCAGACGCAAAGTCTACCGCCGGACCATTGAAGCCACCAGCGAACGGGAAGCCAAAAAACAGCTTGATATATTTTCTGCCGAAGTGCAAAAGGGCCAGTATGTTGAACCCTCCAAGCTCACTTTTGCGGAATTCAGCCAACAATGGCTTGAATCCAAAAAAGACTTGGCACCCAAAACCAGGCACCGGTACAAGCGAATGCTAGAATCCCGCATCCTCCCAGCCATGGGACATATGAAACTTGAAAGTATAAAGCCATTTCATATCATGCAGTTTTACGAAAACCTGCAGGAATCAGGTATTCGGGAGGACGGCAAAGAAGGAACACTGTCGCCCACAACTATACTTCACCACCACCGGCTGCTGGTTACCATATTTAACGCCGCCGTCAAATGGCAAATACTCCTTACCAATCCCGCCGCCCGGGTGGAAGCACCCAAGGTTCCCAGGAAGCCAGCCGCCTGCTATGATGAAAATGATATTGCAGCATTATTGGAAGCATTGGATTCGGAGGAACTAAAACACCGTGTCCTTGTTTATATTGCACTGTTCACAGGGTTACGCCGTGGTGAAATTATGGGCTTGGAATGGCAGGATGTAGACTTTGACAATTCCTTACTCCATGTAAGACGGTCTAGCCAATACCTACCCGGGCAGGGTAGCATTACGAAGGAACCAAAAAATGAAACGTCCAAGCGGGTTATATCAATTCCCAGCTTCGTCATGGCCTTAATTAAGCAATATAAAACCCAGCAATCCCAGGAACGGTTAAAATTGGGTGACTTGTGGCAGGGTTCAGACAGGCTATTTACCACATGGGACGGCAAGCCCGGGCACCCGGAATGGCCTTCCCAGTGGTTTTCCAAGTTTATTAAAAAACACAAGCTGCCGCATTTACCCTTTCACGGCCTCCGCCATACCGCGGCCACCATGCTGATAAATCAGAACATCCCGCTTAAAAACATATCCGGCAGGTTGGGTCATGCTAACCCTGCCACCACTGGGGCCATATACAGTCACTACCTGCAGAGTGCAGATAAAGCCATATCGGACAAGCTGGAAAATGCATACCAGCATATTATGCAAAAGGATACAAAAAAAAGACAGGTATAA
- a CDS encoding DUF6076 domain-containing protein yields MVVNSINKQDNVTGNKVIKINYSISKPYCITRFPVYREYTYWLDDKPINNINNLKGIKIRTLLNKLQIGPTQEAWEEGPIETYNPLNCRIDVALQNCRDDMAFVSKYGLPLPTQGTPPKNSGLFWLVCKPLSWAQFYWGTSPNSEFGQAIIQKIDEMFPKNNLKDKEKIKTFVLQQANEAMNGVHYKVQLINGYLAPAVEFDSLWDVAWFQFLQNLDKGIEYRQCPECGNLFVPEHGKQKFCPPVTDLKGNKLTKRSTCENTWNQRKKRERNKEKKVIN; encoded by the coding sequence ATGGTAGTAAATTCAATCAATAAGCAAGATAATGTTACTGGCAATAAGGTAATAAAAATTAACTATTCGATTAGTAAACCATACTGCATTACTAGGTTCCCGGTATATAGGGAATACACTTACTGGTTAGATGATAAACCCATTAATAACATTAATAATTTGAAAGGCATTAAAATAAGAACATTGCTCAATAAATTGCAAATAGGCCCTACGCAGGAAGCCTGGGAGGAAGGCCCGATAGAAACCTACAATCCGCTTAATTGCCGAATTGATGTTGCATTACAAAACTGTCGTGACGACATGGCTTTTGTGTCAAAATATGGCCTGCCACTTCCAACACAAGGCACACCTCCTAAAAATAGCGGATTATTTTGGCTTGTCTGTAAACCCTTATCATGGGCACAGTTTTATTGGGGAACATCTCCCAACAGTGAATTCGGACAAGCTATAATTCAAAAAATTGACGAAATGTTTCCTAAGAATAACCTAAAAGATAAAGAAAAAATAAAAACATTTGTTTTACAACAGGCAAACGAGGCTATGAATGGTGTTCATTACAAAGTGCAGCTAATTAATGGTTATCTTGCCCCAGCAGTAGAGTTTGATAGCCTTTGGGATGTTGCCTGGTTTCAATTTTTACAAAATCTTGATAAAGGGATAGAATATAGGCAATGCCCGGAATGCGGCAATTTATTTGTACCAGAACACGGAAAACAAAAGTTTTGCCCACCTGTAACAGATTTAAAAGGTAATAAACTTACTAAGCGCAGCACCTGTGAAAATACTTGGAACCAACGAAAAAAAAGAGAACGTAATAAGGAAAAGAAGGTGATTAACTAA